In a single window of the Micromonospora inositola genome:
- a CDS encoding cold-shock protein encodes MAEGTVKWFNAEKGYGFIAVDGGQDVFVHFSAIEMDGYKALDDGQRVEFEIAQGQKGPQAERVRVIA; translated from the coding sequence GTGGCAGAGGGCACCGTGAAGTGGTTCAACGCCGAAAAGGGCTACGGCTTCATCGCCGTCGACGGCGGGCAGGACGTCTTCGTCCACTTCTCCGCGATCGAGATGGACGGCTACAAGGCGCTGGACGACGGCCAGCGGGTCGAGTTCGAGATCGCCCAGGGCCAGAAGGGCCCGCAGGCCGAGCGCGTCCGCGTCATCGCCTGA
- the groL gene encoding chaperonin GroEL (60 kDa chaperone family; promotes refolding of misfolded polypeptides especially under stressful conditions; forms two stacked rings of heptamers to form a barrel-shaped 14mer; ends can be capped by GroES; misfolded proteins enter the barrel where they are refolded when GroES binds), which yields MAKMIAFDEEARRGLERGMNQLADAVKVTLGPKGRNVVLEKKWGAPTITNDGVSIAKEIELEDPYEKIGAELVKEVAKKTDDVAGDGTTTATVLAQALVREGLRNVAAGANPMALKRGIEAAVASVSEELSKLAKDIETKEQIASTASISAGDSTVGEIIAEAMDKVGKEGVITVEESNTFGLELELTEGMRFDKGYISAYFMTDPERMEAVFDDPYLLIVNSKISSVKDLLPILEKVMQSGKPLLIISEDIEGEALATLVVNKVRGTFKSVAVKAPGFGDRRKAMLADIAILTGGQVISEEVGLKLDAVGLDMLGRARKVVVTKDETTIVDGAGDAEQIQGRVNQIRAEIEKSDSDYDREKLQERLAKLAGGVAVIKVGAATEVELKERKHRIEDAVRNAKAAVEEGIVPGGGVALVQAGKTAFDKLDLTGDEATGAQIVKIALDAPLRQIAVNAGLEGGVVVEHVRNIEPGHGLNAANGEYVDLLAAGIIDPAKVTRSALQNAASIAALFLTTEAVVADKPEKTPAAPAGPGGGEMDF from the coding sequence ATGGCCAAGATGATCGCGTTCGACGAAGAGGCGCGCCGCGGCCTCGAGCGGGGCATGAACCAGCTCGCCGACGCCGTGAAGGTGACGCTCGGCCCCAAGGGCCGCAACGTCGTGCTCGAGAAGAAGTGGGGTGCCCCCACCATCACGAACGATGGTGTGAGCATCGCCAAGGAGATCGAGCTCGAGGACCCGTACGAGAAGATCGGCGCCGAGCTGGTCAAGGAGGTCGCCAAGAAGACCGACGACGTGGCCGGTGACGGCACGACGACGGCGACCGTCCTGGCCCAGGCCCTGGTTCGCGAGGGCCTGCGCAACGTGGCCGCCGGTGCCAACCCGATGGCCCTGAAGCGGGGCATCGAGGCCGCCGTGGCCAGCGTCTCGGAGGAGCTGTCCAAGCTCGCCAAGGACATCGAGACCAAGGAGCAGATCGCCTCCACCGCCTCCATCTCCGCCGGTGACAGCACCGTCGGTGAGATCATCGCCGAGGCGATGGACAAGGTCGGCAAGGAAGGCGTCATCACCGTCGAGGAGAGCAACACCTTCGGCCTGGAGCTCGAGCTCACCGAGGGTATGCGCTTCGACAAGGGCTACATCTCCGCGTACTTCATGACCGACCCGGAGCGTATGGAGGCCGTCTTCGACGACCCGTACCTCCTGATCGTCAACAGCAAGATCTCGTCGGTGAAGGACCTGCTCCCGATCCTCGAGAAGGTCATGCAGTCGGGCAAGCCGCTGCTGATCATCTCTGAGGACATCGAGGGCGAGGCCCTGGCCACCCTGGTGGTCAACAAGGTCCGCGGCACCTTCAAGTCGGTCGCCGTCAAGGCGCCGGGCTTCGGTGACCGCCGCAAGGCCATGCTGGCCGACATCGCCATCCTCACCGGTGGCCAGGTCATCAGCGAGGAGGTCGGCCTCAAGCTGGACGCCGTCGGCCTCGACATGCTGGGCCGCGCCCGCAAGGTCGTGGTGACCAAGGACGAGACCACCATCGTCGACGGCGCCGGTGACGCCGAGCAGATCCAGGGTCGGGTCAACCAGATCCGCGCCGAGATCGAGAAGAGCGACTCCGACTACGACCGGGAGAAGCTGCAGGAGCGCCTGGCCAAGCTGGCCGGCGGTGTTGCGGTGATCAAGGTCGGCGCGGCCACCGAGGTCGAGCTCAAGGAGCGCAAGCACCGCATCGAGGACGCCGTCCGCAACGCGAAGGCCGCCGTCGAGGAGGGCATCGTCCCGGGTGGTGGCGTCGCGCTGGTGCAGGCCGGCAAGACCGCCTTCGACAAGCTGGACCTGACCGGCGACGAGGCGACCGGCGCGCAGATCGTCAAGATCGCGCTGGACGCCCCGCTGCGGCAGATCGCCGTCAACGCCGGCCTCGAGGGTGGCGTGGTCGTCGAGCACGTCCGCAACATCGAGCCGGGTCACGGCCTGAACGCCGCCAACGGCGAGTACGTCGACCTGCTGGCCGCGGGCATCATCGACCCGGCCAAGGTGACCCGCTCGGCGCTGCAGAACGCCGCGTCGATCGCGGCGCTCTTCCTCACCACCGAGGCCGTCGTGGCGGACAAGCCGGAGAAGACCCCGGCCGCCCCGGCTGGTCCGGGTGGCGGGGAGATGGACTTCTGA
- a CDS encoding GNAT family N-acetyltransferase encodes MDAEIIELDPDRLPAVVDLCRRALDLPEDAAEAPAVLDALTTRAAADRPVLLIGAVRGAELVGVLVGSVSQRDPRLGHVDLVAVAPRERRRGVGRALLAEAERRLAGLGAAELLLAGNPPYYAWPGIDVRYTPAVCAALRLGYRQDRTAWNMTADLSAGSAALRSTEAAERRLAGQGVTVRRAEPADLAALAAFARATFGGTWDGELAGSVGRPGAGAHLAERDGEILGFAAYGSSRPSWFGPMGTAPAAEGSGIGGVLLRRCLRDQAAAGIGAAQIGWVGPVPFYSGSAGARIERVFFLYRKAIGGHAVG; translated from the coding sequence ATGGACGCGGAGATCATCGAGCTGGACCCGGACCGCCTGCCCGCCGTCGTCGACCTCTGCCGGCGGGCGCTCGACCTGCCCGAGGACGCCGCCGAGGCGCCGGCCGTCCTGGACGCCCTGACCACCCGGGCGGCGGCCGACCGCCCGGTGCTGCTGATCGGCGCGGTCCGCGGGGCGGAGCTGGTCGGGGTGCTGGTCGGGTCGGTCTCGCAGCGGGACCCGCGGCTCGGGCACGTCGATCTGGTGGCGGTGGCGCCCCGGGAACGCCGCCGGGGTGTCGGGCGGGCCCTGCTGGCCGAGGCGGAACGGCGGCTCGCCGGGCTGGGTGCGGCCGAGCTGCTGCTGGCCGGGAACCCGCCGTACTATGCCTGGCCGGGCATCGACGTGCGCTACACCCCGGCAGTCTGCGCCGCGCTGCGGCTCGGCTACCGGCAGGACCGTACGGCGTGGAACATGACCGCGGACCTGTCGGCGGGCTCCGCGGCGCTGCGCTCCACGGAGGCCGCCGAACGCCGGCTGGCCGGTCAGGGCGTCACGGTACGCCGGGCCGAGCCGGCGGACCTGGCCGCGCTGGCCGCCTTCGCGCGTGCCACCTTCGGCGGCACCTGGGACGGTGAGCTGGCCGGCTCGGTGGGGCGGCCGGGCGCGGGCGCGCACCTGGCGGAGCGGGACGGCGAGATCCTCGGCTTCGCCGCGTACGGCTCGTCCCGGCCGAGCTGGTTCGGGCCGATGGGCACGGCCCCGGCAGCGGAGGGCTCCGGCATCGGCGGGGTGCTGCTGCGCCGCTGCCTGCGGGATCAGGCGGCGGCGGGGATCGGCGCGGCGCAGATCGGCTGGGTGGGGCCGGTGCCGTTCTATTCGGGCAGCGCCGGCGCGCGGATCGAACGGGTTTTCTTCCTGTACCGGAAGGCGATCGGCGGGCACGCGGTCGGATAA
- a CDS encoding S8 family serine peptidase → MEISPWSPPGPPVPPPAPAPDRPGPWPVVAAVLVGGWIALVTVLGQVVGWAVDQAVLVAGLDRAVPTWPLVALGTVLLVGAPTLALALLPRSPTVRAVGRIWLAAALALGALTLLRAVPPVHQEVYLAALAGTAALLAVILGRLHDRRRATAAAGGASPSPGGVTSLAVAAGSALLLPWAWLGALGGLLETLLAGLAAAALGALAGVLLDATFWARFTVGAPPRPARLVLVGGLVAGVVLALLAAGAGQSGAQLPALFLLPPLGFVLAALHAAAARAGRPVGRAAVRWLVGLGVLGPLALADPEELTVLLATIRDVPFWVAVATGAAFAVAVLLAVGYGVLLARPRAGTPSRRVAGVAAAALLAAVAVGYVVPGQPGLYGDRLLVVLREQADLGGIPTGAPGRAGRDARAAEVYRRLVATADRTQADLRRELTRLRLHPTPYYLVNAIETDGGPEVRAWLSGRPEVARVLVSQRLRPLPAGAPAVRGTLPAPAGPAWNISLIGADRVWSELGVTGSGVVVGASDSGVDGRHAALAAGFRGGDDSWYDPWAHTRTPNDQGGHGTHTAGSAVGRGGIGVAPGARWVGCVNLDRNLGSPARYLDCLQFMLAPFPFGGDPFTDGRPDRAPDVLTNSWGCPPIEGCDAGALRPATAALATAGILVVAAAGNTGPYCGSVADPPAPYPDVLTVGAVDRTRQLTRFSSRGPAAGGATKPDLVAPGADVLSAYPGGGYATLAGTSMATPQVAGVVALMWSANPALVGDLARTRRILRDTATPAGVRPDDSTARRCGGDADLVGAGLVDAYAAVRAARAG, encoded by the coding sequence ATGGAGATCAGTCCCTGGTCGCCCCCCGGTCCGCCCGTGCCGCCGCCGGCCCCCGCTCCGGACCGGCCGGGCCCGTGGCCGGTGGTGGCGGCGGTGCTGGTCGGCGGCTGGATCGCGCTGGTGACGGTGCTCGGGCAGGTGGTCGGCTGGGCCGTCGACCAGGCGGTGCTGGTCGCCGGCCTGGACCGGGCGGTGCCGACCTGGCCCCTGGTCGCCCTGGGCACCGTGCTGCTGGTGGGCGCGCCCACGCTGGCGCTGGCCCTGCTCCCCCGCTCCCCGACGGTGCGGGCCGTTGGCCGGATCTGGCTGGCCGCGGCGCTGGCGCTGGGCGCGCTGACCCTGCTGCGGGCCGTGCCGCCGGTGCACCAGGAGGTGTACCTGGCCGCCCTGGCCGGCACCGCCGCCCTGCTGGCGGTCATCCTCGGCCGGCTGCACGACCGTCGCCGGGCCACGGCGGCGGCCGGCGGCGCGAGCCCGTCCCCGGGCGGCGTCACTTCGCTGGCGGTGGCGGCCGGGTCGGCGCTGCTGCTGCCCTGGGCCTGGCTGGGCGCGCTGGGCGGCCTGTTGGAAACGCTGCTCGCCGGGCTCGCCGCCGCCGCGCTCGGCGCCCTCGCCGGGGTGCTGCTCGACGCGACGTTCTGGGCGCGGTTCACCGTGGGCGCGCCGCCCCGGCCGGCCCGGCTGGTGCTGGTCGGCGGACTGGTCGCCGGGGTCGTCCTGGCGCTGCTCGCGGCCGGGGCCGGGCAGTCCGGCGCGCAGCTGCCCGCCCTGTTCCTGCTGCCTCCGCTCGGCTTCGTGCTGGCCGCGCTGCACGCGGCGGCCGCCCGCGCGGGCCGGCCGGTCGGCCGCGCCGCGGTGCGCTGGCTGGTCGGGCTCGGCGTGCTGGGCCCGCTCGCCCTCGCCGATCCGGAGGAGCTCACGGTGCTCCTCGCCACCATCCGCGACGTGCCGTTCTGGGTCGCGGTCGCGACCGGCGCCGCGTTCGCCGTCGCGGTGCTGCTCGCCGTCGGGTACGGCGTCCTGCTGGCCCGGCCGCGCGCCGGCACGCCGAGCCGGCGGGTGGCCGGGGTGGCCGCCGCGGCCCTGCTCGCCGCGGTCGCGGTGGGTTACGTGGTCCCCGGGCAGCCCGGCCTGTACGGCGACCGGCTGCTGGTGGTGCTCCGGGAGCAGGCCGACCTGGGCGGCATCCCGACCGGCGCGCCCGGTCGGGCCGGCCGGGACGCCCGGGCCGCCGAGGTCTACCGGCGGTTGGTGGCCACGGCTGACCGGACCCAGGCGGACCTGCGCCGGGAGCTGACCCGGCTGCGCCTGCACCCGACGCCGTACTACCTGGTCAACGCCATCGAGACGGACGGCGGGCCGGAGGTGCGGGCCTGGCTGTCCGGTCGGCCCGAGGTGGCCCGGGTGCTGGTCAGCCAGCGGCTGCGCCCTTTGCCGGCCGGGGCCCCGGCCGTTCGTGGCACGCTGCCCGCGCCGGCCGGACCGGCCTGGAACATCTCGCTGATCGGCGCCGACCGGGTCTGGTCCGAGCTGGGCGTGACCGGCTCGGGCGTGGTGGTCGGCGCCTCGGACTCCGGCGTGGACGGGCGGCATGCGGCGCTGGCCGCCGGCTTCCGTGGCGGCGACGACTCCTGGTACGACCCGTGGGCGCACACCCGTACCCCGAACGACCAGGGCGGGCACGGCACGCACACGGCGGGCAGCGCGGTGGGCCGGGGTGGGATCGGTGTCGCCCCCGGCGCCCGCTGGGTGGGCTGCGTCAACCTGGACCGCAACCTGGGCAGCCCGGCGCGTTACCTGGACTGCCTGCAGTTCATGCTGGCGCCCTTCCCGTTCGGCGGGGACCCGTTCACCGACGGGCGGCCGGACCGGGCGCCGGACGTGCTGACCAACTCGTGGGGCTGCCCGCCGATCGAGGGCTGCGACGCCGGGGCGCTCCGGCCGGCCACCGCCGCGCTGGCCACGGCCGGCATCCTGGTGGTCGCGGCGGCCGGCAACACCGGCCCGTACTGCGGTTCGGTGGCCGACCCGCCGGCCCCGTACCCGGACGTGCTGACCGTGGGCGCGGTGGACCGGACGCGACAGCTCACCCGCTTCTCCAGCCGGGGGCCGGCGGCCGGCGGGGCGACCAAACCGGACCTCGTGGCTCCCGGCGCGGACGTGCTGTCCGCGTACCCAGGTGGGGGTTACGCCACCCTGGCCGGCACCTCGATGGCGACCCCGCAGGTGGCGGGGGTGGTGGCGTTGATGTGGTCGGCGAACCCGGCGCTGGTCGGCGACCTGGCGCGGACTCGGCGGATCCTCCGGGACACCGCCACCCCGGCCGGGGTCCGCCCCGACGACTCGACCGCGCGCCGCTGCGGCGGCGACGCGGACCTGGTCGGCGCCGGCCTGGTCGACGCGTACGCCGCCGTCCGCGCCGCCCGCGCCGGGTGA
- a CDS encoding glycerol-3-phosphate dehydrogenase/oxidase → MSRSAAGQLSVTRRADDLRRLRAERFDVLVIGGGVTGAGAALDAASRGLKVALVEARDYAAGTSSRSSKLIHGGLRYLEQLEFHLVHEALTERGLLATRLAPHLVRPVPILVPLPAGRGLRDLPGRLFRRSYYGAGVAAYDAFAGVFGGGRGMPLHRHLTREGARRIFPSLRTDALAGAIRYYDGQVDDARLVVTLARTAASLGATVVTSARAVGLIRQAREVTGVRVRDLEVPAGSPDAEFEVRARTVIAATGVWSDDMSRMLNDVGLRPGVRVRASKGVHLVVPRSAITGETGLILRTATSVLFVIPWGGHWIIGTTDTDWRLDRSHPAATAKDIDYLLEQVNTVLDRPLTTADIEGVYAGLRPLLAGEADSTSKLSREHAVVEPMLGLLLVAGGKYTTYRVMASDVVDRAVHRLGWTRPSRTADLPLLGADGYAATWRDRADLARRHGLPVGVVEHLLERYGTLTRDLLALIDADPLQGSPLAGAPEYLAAEVTYAARAEGALHLEDVLTRRTRISFETSHRGLDSAEHAAELMGAVLGWDEATRAREVAHYRARVEAERQSQLMPDDVAADAARLGAPDVRGFAADRGVDGDVVELPSSPR, encoded by the coding sequence GTGTCCCGATCCGCGGCCGGCCAGCTCTCCGTCACCCGCCGCGCCGACGACCTGCGCCGGCTCCGCGCCGAGCGGTTCGACGTGCTGGTCATCGGCGGCGGGGTGACCGGCGCGGGCGCCGCGCTCGACGCCGCCTCCCGCGGTCTCAAGGTGGCGCTGGTGGAGGCGCGGGACTACGCCGCCGGCACCTCCAGCCGGTCCAGCAAGCTCATCCACGGCGGCCTGCGCTACCTGGAGCAGCTCGAGTTCCACCTGGTCCACGAGGCGCTGACCGAGCGGGGGCTGCTCGCCACCCGGCTCGCGCCGCACCTGGTGCGCCCGGTGCCGATCCTGGTCCCGCTCCCCGCCGGGCGGGGGCTGCGCGACCTGCCCGGGCGCCTCTTCCGGCGGTCCTACTACGGGGCCGGCGTGGCCGCGTACGACGCGTTCGCCGGCGTCTTCGGCGGCGGGCGCGGCATGCCGCTGCACCGGCACCTGACCCGCGAGGGCGCCCGCCGGATCTTCCCCAGCCTCCGCACCGACGCCCTGGCCGGGGCGATCCGCTACTACGACGGGCAGGTCGACGACGCCCGGCTGGTGGTGACGCTGGCGCGGACCGCGGCCAGCCTGGGCGCGACGGTGGTGACCAGCGCGCGGGCGGTCGGCCTGATCCGCCAGGCCCGCGAGGTCACCGGGGTCCGGGTCCGCGACCTGGAGGTGCCCGCCGGCTCACCCGACGCCGAGTTCGAGGTACGCGCCCGCACGGTCATCGCCGCCACCGGCGTGTGGAGCGACGACATGTCCCGGATGCTCAACGACGTCGGGCTGCGCCCCGGGGTGCGGGTCCGGGCCTCCAAGGGCGTGCACCTGGTGGTGCCCCGCTCGGCGATCACCGGCGAGACCGGGCTGATCCTGCGCACCGCCACCAGCGTGCTCTTCGTCATCCCGTGGGGTGGCCACTGGATCATCGGCACCACCGACACCGACTGGCGGCTGGACCGGTCCCACCCGGCGGCCACCGCCAAGGACATCGACTACCTGCTGGAACAGGTCAACACGGTGCTCGACCGGCCGTTGACCACCGCCGACATCGAGGGTGTGTACGCCGGACTGCGCCCGCTGCTGGCCGGCGAGGCGGACTCCACCTCCAAGCTCTCCCGGGAGCACGCGGTGGTGGAGCCGATGCTGGGGCTGCTGCTGGTCGCCGGCGGTAAGTACACGACGTACCGGGTGATGGCGTCGGACGTGGTCGACCGGGCGGTGCACCGGTTGGGCTGGACCCGTCCGTCCCGCACGGCCGACCTGCCGCTGCTCGGCGCCGACGGGTACGCGGCGACGTGGCGGGACCGGGCCGACCTGGCCCGCCGGCACGGGTTGCCCGTCGGGGTGGTCGAGCACCTGCTCGAGCGGTACGGCACGCTCACCCGCGACCTGCTGGCCCTGATCGACGCGGACCCGTTGCAGGGCTCCCCGCTCGCCGGCGCGCCGGAGTACCTGGCCGCCGAGGTGACGTACGCGGCCCGGGCGGAGGGGGCGCTGCACCTGGAGGACGTGCTGACCCGGCGTACCCGGATCTCCTTCGAGACCAGCCACCGCGGCCTGGACTCCGCCGAGCACGCCGCGGAGCTGATGGGCGCGGTGCTCGGCTGGGACGAGGCGACCCGGGCCCGCGAGGTGGCGCACTACCGGGCGCGGGTGGAGGCGGAGCGCCAGTCGCAGCTGATGCCGGACGACGTGGCGGCGGACGCGGCCCGGCTCGGCGCGCCGGACGTCCGGGGGTTCGCGGCGGACCGGGGTGTCGACGGCGACGTCGTCGAACTTCCCTCGTCCCCTCGGTAG
- a CDS encoding FAD-binding oxidoreductase produces the protein MAGSPLLDDLRAALGDAAVLTDPDLLRMHERDEADLCAAGTPLVVTRPRSTEEVVAVVRAAARHGVPVVPQGARTGLAGAANAVDGAVVLSTVAMDRILEIDPVSRIAVVQPGVVNAALAGAVREHGLWYPPDPGSWESSTIGGNVATNAGGMCCVKYGVTTEYVLGLTVVLATGEVLRTGRRTAKGVAGYDLTRLFVGSEGTLGVITEITVSLRPAPAESLTLVAVFGSTAAAGTAVAGIAERGLSPSLLELLDRVHLAAIEAYRPMGLRTDAQALLLAAVDTGSRAAEDLARIAEVCEAAGADEVYAATDAAEAAALLQARRLAHPAMEKFAAGAFPGGNGGLVIDDVAVPRGSLAALLDGVARIAAECAVPIGVVGHAGDGNMHPNIVVDRADPASVERGRRAFDEIMRLGLELGGTCTGEHGVGLLKRDWLAREIGPVGVRVHQAIKAALDPDGLFNPGKML, from the coding sequence ATGGCCGGTTCCCCCCTCCTCGACGACCTGCGGGCCGCGCTCGGCGACGCCGCCGTCCTGACCGACCCGGACCTGCTCCGGATGCACGAGCGGGACGAGGCCGACCTCTGCGCCGCCGGCACGCCGCTCGTGGTCACCCGGCCGCGCAGCACCGAGGAGGTCGTCGCGGTGGTCCGGGCGGCCGCCCGGCACGGCGTACCGGTGGTGCCGCAGGGGGCCCGGACCGGGCTGGCCGGCGCGGCGAACGCGGTCGACGGCGCGGTGGTGCTGAGCACCGTCGCGATGGACCGGATCCTGGAGATCGACCCGGTGAGCCGGATCGCCGTGGTGCAGCCCGGCGTGGTCAACGCGGCGCTGGCCGGGGCGGTACGCGAGCACGGCCTCTGGTACCCGCCCGACCCCGGCTCCTGGGAGTCGTCCACCATCGGCGGCAACGTCGCCACCAACGCCGGCGGCATGTGCTGCGTCAAGTACGGGGTGACCACCGAGTACGTGCTCGGCCTGACGGTGGTGCTGGCCACCGGCGAGGTGCTGCGCACCGGCCGGCGTACCGCCAAGGGGGTCGCCGGGTACGACCTGACCCGGCTCTTCGTCGGCTCCGAGGGCACCCTCGGGGTGATCACCGAGATCACCGTCTCGCTGCGGCCCGCACCGGCGGAGTCGTTGACCCTGGTCGCGGTCTTCGGATCGACCGCGGCGGCCGGGACGGCGGTGGCCGGGATCGCCGAGCGGGGGCTGAGCCCGAGCCTGCTGGAACTGCTGGACCGGGTCCACCTGGCGGCCATCGAGGCGTACCGGCCGATGGGGTTGCGTACCGACGCGCAGGCGCTGCTGCTGGCCGCCGTGGACACCGGTTCCCGGGCCGCCGAGGACCTGGCCAGGATCGCCGAGGTGTGCGAGGCGGCCGGTGCCGACGAGGTCTACGCGGCCACCGACGCGGCGGAGGCGGCGGCCCTGCTCCAGGCCCGCCGGCTGGCCCACCCGGCGATGGAGAAGTTCGCCGCGGGTGCCTTCCCCGGCGGCAACGGCGGGCTGGTGATCGACGACGTGGCGGTGCCGCGCGGCTCACTCGCGGCGCTGCTGGACGGGGTGGCCCGGATCGCCGCGGAGTGCGCCGTGCCGATCGGCGTGGTCGGGCACGCGGGCGACGGCAACATGCACCCGAACATCGTGGTCGACCGGGCCGACCCGGCCAGCGTCGAGCGCGGCCGGCGGGCCTTCGACGAGATCATGCGGCTGGGGCTGGAGCTGGGCGGCACCTGCACCGGGGAGCACGGCGTGGGGCTGCTCAAGCGGGACTGGCTGGCCCGGGAGATCGGCCCGGTCGGGGTCCGGGTGCACCAGGCGATCAAGGCGGCGCTGGACCCGGACGGCCTCTTCAACCCCGGCAAGATGCTCTGA
- a CDS encoding DUF4031 domain-containing protein: MLYLDRPTVPWRGRLWSHLISDVSYAELHAFAEALGAPRRGFDRDHYDIPAERFPMAVWLGAQVVPSRDLVRLLRDAGLRRPKHLTRPRPPRHSRDLALPAPDLG, from the coding sequence ATGCTGTATCTGGACCGGCCGACCGTGCCCTGGCGGGGCCGGCTCTGGTCGCACCTGATCAGCGACGTCTCCTACGCCGAGCTGCACGCCTTCGCCGAGGCGCTCGGCGCGCCCCGCCGCGGCTTCGACCGGGACCACTACGACATCCCCGCCGAGCGCTTCCCGATGGCCGTCTGGCTCGGCGCCCAGGTCGTGCCCAGCCGCGACCTGGTCCGCCTCCTCCGCGACGCCGGCCTCCGCCGCCCCAAGCACCTCACCCGCCCGCGTCCGCCCCGCCACTCCCGCGATCTCGCACTTCCGGCCCCGGATCTGGGCTGA
- a CDS encoding HD domain-containing protein yields MGELIERWRAAVRGAGATDPAGVDRAGERLLAGWREPHRHYHTADHLTAVLDVVDGHAALTGRPDLVRLAAWCHDAVYDPRAGGDANERASAALAGELLAEAGLPADAVAEVRRLVLLTAGHAVAADDPDGALLCDADLAVLASPPPVYDRYAAAVRREYAHVPDPDFRAGRTRVLEALLALPALYRLPALHARWEPPARANLTRELKTLR; encoded by the coding sequence GTGGGAGAGCTGATCGAGCGGTGGCGCGCCGCCGTCCGGGGCGCCGGGGCGACCGACCCGGCCGGGGTGGACCGGGCCGGGGAGCGGCTGCTGGCCGGCTGGCGGGAGCCGCACCGGCACTACCACACCGCCGACCACCTGACCGCCGTGCTCGACGTGGTCGACGGCCACGCGGCGCTCACCGGCCGTCCCGACCTGGTCCGGCTGGCCGCCTGGTGCCACGACGCGGTCTACGACCCGCGAGCCGGCGGCGACGCCAACGAACGGGCCAGCGCGGCCCTCGCGGGAGAACTCCTCGCCGAAGCCGGGCTGCCGGCCGACGCGGTGGCCGAGGTCCGCCGGCTGGTGCTGCTCACCGCCGGGCACGCGGTGGCCGCCGACGACCCCGACGGCGCCCTGCTCTGCGACGCCGACCTGGCGGTGCTGGCCAGCCCACCACCGGTGTACGACCGCTACGCCGCCGCCGTCCGCCGCGAGTACGCCCACGTCCCCGACCCCGACTTCCGCGCCGGCCGGACGAGGGTCCTGGAAGCCCTCCTCGCCCTCCCCGCCCTCTACCGCCTCCCCGCCCTGCACGCCCGCTGGGAACCCCCCGCCCGCGCCAACCTCACCCGCGAACTCAAAACCCTCCGTTGA
- a CDS encoding FUSC family protein yields MVDVDAARIAEATEQLRNRSKATLHDRLHRVRMAMGLAVQAGLAAALAWIISHQVLGNPQPVFAPISAVGTLAASVGQRLRRTVELIIGVVVGVALGDFLVYLLGAGGWQLGLVVTAAILLTIFFGASVAVVIQAAATAVLIVTLSPSTQNLEIPRFVDAFIGGGIALLVTAILLPLNPLRVINRAARPALDLFSGQLDVTAEALRNRDRQSVQRALERLRENKDELATFTEAIEGAKETATLSPVRWHRRDELTHYAEAADPIDRAMRNSGTLIRRSVTMIEDEEPIPEPMPDAVAHLAESVRMLKHEFAVGEEPQKARECSLRAVSEAGRAYAQGVGFSGSVVIAQVRTTASDLMVASGIEQDEANRLVREAFGGEKEQPPGVQPEEDTAPKPPTAPPLG; encoded by the coding sequence ATGGTCGACGTCGACGCGGCGCGGATCGCCGAGGCGACGGAGCAACTCAGGAACCGGAGCAAGGCCACCCTGCACGACCGGCTGCACCGGGTCCGGATGGCGATGGGCCTGGCCGTCCAGGCCGGGCTGGCCGCCGCGCTGGCCTGGATCATCTCCCACCAGGTCCTCGGCAACCCGCAGCCGGTCTTCGCGCCGATCTCGGCGGTCGGCACGCTGGCCGCGTCGGTCGGCCAGCGGCTGCGCCGGACCGTCGAGCTGATCATCGGGGTGGTGGTCGGGGTGGCCCTCGGCGACTTCCTGGTCTATCTGCTCGGCGCCGGTGGTTGGCAGTTGGGGCTGGTGGTGACCGCCGCGATCCTGCTGACCATCTTCTTCGGCGCGAGCGTGGCCGTCGTGATCCAGGCCGCCGCCACCGCGGTGCTGATCGTGACGCTCAGCCCGTCCACCCAGAACCTGGAGATACCGCGCTTCGTCGACGCGTTCATCGGCGGTGGCATCGCGTTGCTGGTGACCGCGATCCTGCTGCCGCTCAACCCGCTCCGGGTGATCAACCGGGCCGCCCGGCCGGCGCTGGACCTGTTCTCCGGGCAGCTGGACGTCACCGCCGAGGCGTTGCGCAACCGGGATCGGCAGAGCGTCCAGCGCGCCCTGGAACGGCTCCGGGAGAACAAGGACGAGCTGGCGACGTTCACCGAGGCGATCGAGGGGGCCAAGGAGACCGCCACGCTCTCCCCGGTCCGCTGGCACCGCCGCGACGAGCTGACCCACTACGCCGAGGCGGCGGACCCGATCGACCGGGCGATGCGCAACAGCGGCACCCTGATCCGCCGCTCGGTCACCATGATCGAGGACGAGGAGCCGATCCCGGAGCCGATGCCGGACGCGGTCGCCCACCTGGCCGAGTCGGTCCGCATGCTCAAGCACGAGTTCGCCGTCGGCGAGGAGCCGCAGAAGGCCCGCGAGTGCTCGCTGCGCGCGGTGAGCGAGGCCGGCCGGGCGTACGCGCAGGGGGTGGGCTTCTCCGGCAGCGTGGTGATCGCCCAGGTACGTACCACCGCCAGCGACCTGATGGTCGCCTCCGGCATCGAGCAGGACGAGGCGAACCGGCTCGTCCGGGAGGCGTTCGGCGGCGAGAAGGAACAGCCGCCGGGCGTCCAGCCCGAGGAGGACACCGCGCCGAAACCGCCGACGGCACCTCCGCTCGGGTGA